A stretch of the Mesorhizobium sp. Pch-S genome encodes the following:
- a CDS encoding methionine synthase — protein MKTLLPTSTAGSLPKPSWLAQPEKLWSPWKLQDEELIEGKQDALRLSLDDQRQAGIDIVSDGEQTRQHFVTTFIEHLDGVDFEKRETVRIRDRYDASVPTVVGAVSRQKPVFVEDAKFLRRQTKQPIKWALPGPMTMIDTLFDNHYKSREKLAWEFAKILNQEARELETAGVDIIQFDEPAFNVFFDEVNDWGVATLEKAIEGLKCETAVHICYGYGIKANTDWKKTLGSEWRQYEESFPKLQKSSIGMISLECHNSHVPMDLIELVRGKKVMVGAIDVASDVIETPEEVAGTLRRALQFVDADKLCPCTNCGMAPLSRRVARGKLNALSAGAEIVRKELTAQA, from the coding sequence ATGAAAACACTGTTGCCCACGTCTACCGCCGGCAGCTTGCCAAAACCCTCGTGGCTTGCCCAGCCGGAGAAACTCTGGTCACCCTGGAAACTGCAGGATGAGGAGTTGATCGAAGGCAAGCAGGACGCTTTGCGTTTGTCCCTCGACGATCAGCGACAGGCAGGCATCGATATCGTCAGCGACGGCGAGCAGACGCGCCAGCATTTCGTCACGACGTTCATCGAGCACCTGGACGGGGTTGATTTCGAAAAACGCGAGACCGTCAGAATTCGGGATCGCTATGATGCGAGCGTCCCGACAGTCGTCGGCGCGGTGTCGCGCCAAAAGCCGGTTTTCGTTGAAGACGCCAAGTTCCTGCGCCGGCAGACCAAGCAGCCTATCAAATGGGCTCTGCCGGGTCCGATGACCATGATCGATACGCTTTTTGACAATCACTATAAGAGCCGAGAAAAACTGGCCTGGGAATTCGCCAAGATCCTCAATCAGGAAGCCAGGGAACTGGAGACTGCCGGCGTCGATATCATCCAGTTCGATGAGCCCGCATTCAATGTGTTCTTTGACGAGGTGAACGATTGGGGAGTTGCCACCCTGGAAAAGGCAATCGAAGGGCTCAAGTGCGAAACTGCCGTTCATATCTGCTACGGGTATGGCATCAAGGCCAACACAGACTGGAAGAAGACTCTCGGGTCGGAATGGCGGCAATATGAGGAATCTTTCCCCAAGCTGCAGAAATCCAGCATCGGCATGATCTCCCTGGAATGCCACAACTCTCACGTTCCAATGGATCTCATCGAACTTGTTCGCGGAAAGAAAGTGATGGTCGGGGCCATCGACGTGGCAAGCGATGTCATTGAGACGCCGGAGGAGGTGGCCGGTACTCTGCGAAGAGCACTTCAGTTTGTCGATGCCGACAAACTGTGCCCCTGCACC
- a CDS encoding DUF1852 domain-containing protein, with the protein MSDDFTFRLKSIRFDEDYRPSDNTRITTNFANLARGENRQENLRNALRMIDNRFNALAHWDNPKGDRYSVELDIISVEMIIGAEGNNNAFPIIEILKTNIVDRKTNERIQGIVGNNFSSYVRDYDFSVLLPEHNKNRPEFSMPENFGDLHGNLFRSFLSSDAYKKHFSKPPVICLSASSSKTYHRTKNQHPVLGVEYRQDELSSTDHYFQKMGMQVRYFMPSNSVAPLAFYFIGDLLAEYTNLELIGTISTMETFQKIYRPEIYNANSSAGACYQPSLKHQDYSLTRIVYDREERSRLAIEQGKFAEEHFIKPYKSILEQWSVNHVR; encoded by the coding sequence ATTAGTGACGACTTTACGTTTCGCCTCAAGAGTATTCGTTTCGACGAGGATTATCGCCCATCGGACAATACGCGTATCACGACCAATTTCGCCAATCTGGCCCGAGGGGAGAACCGCCAGGAAAACCTGCGCAATGCCTTGAGGATGATCGACAATCGTTTCAATGCCCTGGCGCATTGGGACAACCCCAAGGGCGATCGTTATTCTGTCGAACTCGACATCATTTCGGTTGAGATGATTATTGGCGCCGAAGGCAACAACAATGCCTTCCCGATAATTGAAATATTGAAAACAAACATCGTTGACCGAAAGACGAACGAGCGGATCCAAGGCATTGTGGGGAACAATTTCTCCTCCTACGTGCGAGACTACGACTTCAGCGTATTGCTGCCGGAGCACAACAAGAACCGCCCGGAATTCAGCATGCCGGAAAATTTCGGAGATCTGCATGGAAACCTGTTCAGAAGCTTCCTGAGCTCAGATGCCTACAAGAAGCATTTTTCCAAACCTCCGGTCATATGTCTGAGCGCTTCAAGCAGCAAGACATATCACCGCACCAAAAATCAGCACCCTGTATTGGGCGTTGAGTACCGGCAAGATGAATTGTCTTCGACGGACCACTACTTTCAGAAAATGGGAATGCAGGTCCGCTATTTTATGCCATCGAATAGCGTAGCGCCTCTGGCTTTCTATTTTATCGGCGACCTGCTTGCAGAATACACCAATCTTGAGCTGATCGGCACCATCAGTACGATGGAGACTTTTCAGAAGATCTATCGACCCGAGATCTACAACGCCAACTCGTCGGCAGGGGCGTGCTACCAGCCAAGTCTGAAACACCAGGATTATTCATTGACCCGCATCGTCTACGATCGGGAAGAGCGTAGCCGGCTGGCGATCGAGCAGGGAAAGTTCGCCGAGGAGCACTTCATCAAACCATACAAGTCCATCCTCGAGCAGTGGTCCGTCAATCACGTTCGCTGA
- a CDS encoding helix-turn-helix transcriptional regulator, with protein MPRPVFSLITETTFVGETEPHHHDKAQLMCVISGVLTMRAAGGLWTVPPHCAMWIPGDVSHAGRVAGHIKILNLYIDADLAASLDQDCGILFVQPFLHELILRFDCEMPSAAMGREREGRLIAVLLDELATATLEPIHLPMPNDRRLLRLTKAMIEHPDQRFTIDEWGARVGASNRTLSRLFQRETGMSFVRWRQQLHIGLALQRLGEGQSVTNIAGDLGYDSVSAFISMFKRMLGTTPARYFEELATGIPEGNTRRTLARGEAVGRDAAEAEAAPNIIPLKKRPA; from the coding sequence GTGCCACGCCCCGTCTTCAGCCTGATCACCGAAACGACTTTCGTCGGCGAGACGGAGCCCCACCATCACGACAAGGCGCAGCTGATGTGTGTCATCAGCGGCGTGCTGACGATGCGGGCCGCCGGCGGGCTCTGGACCGTCCCGCCGCATTGCGCCATGTGGATACCGGGCGATGTCTCCCATGCCGGCCGGGTCGCGGGACATATCAAGATCCTCAACCTCTACATCGATGCTGACCTGGCCGCTTCGCTCGACCAGGATTGCGGCATCCTGTTCGTCCAGCCTTTCCTGCACGAGCTCATCCTGCGGTTCGACTGCGAGATGCCATCGGCCGCAATGGGCCGCGAGCGCGAGGGAAGGCTCATCGCCGTGCTGCTCGACGAACTGGCGACCGCAACGCTGGAACCGATCCATCTGCCCATGCCGAACGACAGGAGGCTTCTGCGGCTGACCAAGGCGATGATCGAGCATCCGGACCAGCGCTTCACGATCGACGAGTGGGGCGCCCGCGTCGGCGCCAGCAACAGGACGTTGAGCCGGCTGTTCCAGCGGGAAACCGGCATGTCGTTCGTTCGCTGGCGCCAACAGCTTCATATCGGCCTGGCGTTGCAGCGTCTTGGCGAGGGCCAATCGGTCACCAACATCGCCGGCGATCTCGGCTATGACAGCGTCAGCGCATTCATCTCCATGTTCAAGCGCATGTTGGGAACAACCCCGGCACGCTATTTCGAGGAGCTTGCCACAGGCATCCCCGAGGGAAACACGCGCAGGACGCTTGCCCGCGGCGAAGCGGTTGGCCGCGACGCCGCAGAGGCTGAGGCAGCGCCGAACATCATCCCGCTGAAGAAACGACCGGCGTGA
- a CDS encoding GlxA family transcriptional regulator: MNSPAKLRVGFILGRSFTLSAFALFIDTLRLASDELDRSGRVSADWHVLASSKNPVKSSCGVQVVPTSGFVDPAHFSHIVVVGGLLNVEEPVDAETTRYLRRAAAANVPLIGLCTGTFILADAGLMKNHECCVSWLHARDFQDRFPDHVVRSDRIFHLDENRGSCAGGSSAADMAALIVRSHISEDAERNALEVLQIDHARSPFHLQARRTFADEAEDVRIKATLLAMEQHINDRIPITQLARQVGVSRRQLERLFKEKAGMSPANAYKRVRLIHAKALVANTDASMLEIALEAGFESASHFARTFKKFHGQSPSELRTAAIHI, from the coding sequence ATGAATTCCCCAGCAAAGCTGCGCGTGGGTTTTATCCTCGGCCGCTCCTTCACCCTGTCGGCCTTCGCGCTGTTCATCGACACGCTGCGGCTGGCAAGCGACGAACTCGACCGGTCGGGTCGCGTCAGCGCGGACTGGCATGTGCTGGCAAGTTCGAAGAACCCCGTGAAATCGAGCTGCGGCGTGCAGGTCGTTCCGACGTCCGGTTTCGTGGACCCGGCCCATTTCAGCCATATCGTGGTGGTCGGCGGACTGCTCAATGTGGAGGAGCCCGTCGATGCCGAGACGACGCGTTATCTGCGTCGCGCTGCAGCAGCAAACGTACCGCTCATTGGCCTGTGCACCGGCACGTTCATCCTGGCTGATGCCGGTCTCATGAAGAACCACGAGTGCTGTGTCAGCTGGCTCCATGCGCGCGACTTCCAGGACCGGTTTCCCGACCATGTCGTCCGCTCGGACAGGATCTTCCATCTCGACGAGAACCGTGGCTCGTGCGCCGGCGGCAGCAGCGCGGCCGACATGGCGGCGCTGATCGTGCGCAGCCACATCAGCGAGGATGCCGAACGCAACGCGCTGGAAGTCCTCCAGATCGACCACGCCCGCTCCCCCTTCCATCTGCAGGCGAGGCGCACATTTGCCGACGAAGCGGAGGACGTCCGTATCAAGGCGACGCTGCTGGCGATGGAGCAGCATATCAACGACCGCATCCCGATCACCCAACTGGCACGGCAAGTAGGCGTGAGCCGGCGCCAACTCGAGCGCCTTTTCAAGGAAAAGGCGGGAATGTCGCCAGCCAATGCCTACAAGCGCGTGCGGCTGATCCATGCCAAGGCGCTTGTCGCAAACACCGATGCTTCCATGCTGGAGATTGCCCTGGAAGCGGGATTCGAAAGTGCCTCGCACTTTGCCAGGACCTTCAAGAAGTTCCACGGCCAGAGCCCGTCGGAGCTGCGGACGGCAGCTATCCATATCTGA
- the fdhA gene encoding formaldehyde dehydrogenase, glutathione-independent gives MSRNRGVVYLGPGRVEVQDIEDPKFAAPDGRRIEHAVILKVVSTNICGSDQHMVRGRTTAEAGLVLGHEITGEVIEKGSDVEMLEVGDIVSVPFNVACGRCRCCKGQDTGVCLTVNPSRAGGAYGYVDMGGWIGGQARYVMVPYADFNLLKFPDRDRAMEKIRDLTMLSDILPTGFHGAVRAGAGVGSIVYVAGAGPVGLAAAASARILGAAVVMVGDFNKERLAHAARVGFEAVDLSKSDRLGDMIAEITGSNEVDCAIDAVGFEARGHSGGEQPAIVLNQMMEITRAAGSIGIPGLYVTEDPGAVDAAAKHGSLSLRLGLGWAKAQSFHTGQTPVLKYNRQLMQAILHDRLPIADIVNARVISLEDAARGYESFDQGAAVKYVLDPHGDISKAA, from the coding sequence ATGAGCAGGAACAGAGGCGTGGTCTATCTCGGCCCAGGCAGGGTCGAAGTCCAGGACATCGAGGATCCCAAATTCGCAGCCCCGGATGGCCGGCGCATCGAGCATGCGGTGATCCTCAAGGTGGTTTCGACCAACATCTGCGGGTCCGATCAGCACATGGTTCGCGGTCGCACCACGGCCGAGGCAGGCCTGGTACTCGGCCACGAGATCACCGGCGAGGTGATCGAAAAAGGCAGCGACGTCGAAATGCTCGAGGTCGGCGATATCGTCTCCGTGCCCTTCAACGTAGCCTGCGGACGTTGCCGCTGCTGCAAGGGACAGGACACGGGCGTGTGCCTGACCGTGAATCCGTCCCGCGCCGGCGGCGCGTATGGCTATGTCGACATGGGCGGCTGGATCGGTGGTCAGGCCCGCTACGTCATGGTGCCCTATGCCGACTTCAACCTGCTGAAGTTCCCCGATCGCGACCGTGCGATGGAAAAGATCCGCGATCTGACCATGCTGTCCGATATCCTGCCGACCGGCTTCCATGGCGCTGTCCGCGCCGGCGCCGGTGTCGGCTCAATCGTCTATGTTGCCGGAGCCGGACCGGTTGGCCTCGCCGCGGCCGCTTCGGCGCGAATCCTGGGTGCTGCCGTGGTCATGGTCGGCGACTTCAACAAGGAGCGGCTTGCCCATGCCGCCAGGGTGGGTTTCGAAGCCGTCGATCTTTCCAAAAGCGACAGGCTGGGCGACATGATCGCTGAAATCACCGGCTCCAACGAAGTCGATTGCGCGATCGACGCGGTCGGTTTCGAGGCCCGCGGCCATAGCGGCGGCGAGCAGCCGGCGATCGTGCTGAACCAAATGATGGAGATCACCCGTGCTGCCGGCTCGATCGGCATTCCCGGGCTCTATGTGACGGAAGACCCAGGTGCCGTCGACGCGGCTGCCAAGCACGGCAGCCTCTCGCTGCGTCTTGGACTCGGCTGGGCCAAGGCGCAATCCTTCCACACCGGGCAGACGCCGGTGCTCAAATACAATCGGCAATTGATGCAGGCCATCCTGCATGACCGCCTGCCGATCGCCGATATCGTCAACGCCAGGGTGATCTCGCTCGAGGACGCCGCGCGAGGCTACGAGAGCTTCGACCAGGGCGCGGCGGTCAAGTACGTGCTTGACCCGCATGGCGATATTTCGAAAGCTGCCTGA
- a CDS encoding aromatic ring-hydroxylating dioxygenase subunit alpha, producing the protein MSILHLQQTSAADDRIGDLIAAHRPGHGLVRPFYMDPAIFERDMERLFRRHWHCLAHASVIPNAGDFELFRLGDEQIILTRAADGAIHAMLNVCRHRGAEVCTKPKGNARFFVCPYHAWTYSNDGSLRAARLMPKDFDRNEHGLKKLHVRVASGLVFISFAETPLDFDPIEQSLRTSCGQYGWGEAKVAHRELYPLQANWKLAVENYVECYHCGPAHPEYSQTHALEQPLEMIEKLNQAMEARTCALGIDVVSGDRWQNSAAGQEAIHTFRYALYDGVSTGSQDGKPIAPLMGRFSEYDGGVTSIHLGGSTFLVCYPDHGMIYRFIPKTADTCEMELIWLVRGDAEEGRDYDLEKLTWLWKVTTEEDKKIIEHTARGVRSHYFVPGPIAPMENNELRYINWYLEEIARP; encoded by the coding sequence ATGAGCATCTTGCATCTTCAACAGACATCCGCCGCCGATGACAGGATCGGCGACCTGATCGCAGCGCACCGGCCGGGTCATGGCCTGGTCCGGCCGTTCTACATGGATCCCGCGATCTTCGAGCGCGACATGGAACGCCTGTTTCGCCGGCACTGGCATTGCCTGGCGCATGCGAGCGTCATTCCCAATGCAGGCGACTTCGAGCTGTTCCGGCTGGGCGACGAGCAGATCATCCTGACACGTGCCGCCGATGGCGCGATCCACGCGATGCTCAATGTGTGCCGGCATCGCGGCGCCGAGGTCTGCACCAAGCCGAAGGGCAACGCACGCTTCTTCGTCTGCCCGTACCACGCCTGGACCTACAGCAATGACGGCTCGCTGCGCGCCGCGCGGCTGATGCCGAAGGACTTCGACCGCAACGAACACGGGCTGAAGAAATTGCACGTTCGGGTCGCGTCCGGGCTCGTCTTCATCTCCTTCGCCGAGACGCCGCTCGACTTCGATCCGATCGAGCAATCACTGCGCACCAGTTGCGGCCAGTATGGCTGGGGCGAAGCGAAGGTGGCGCATCGCGAACTCTATCCGCTGCAGGCCAACTGGAAGCTGGCTGTCGAAAACTACGTCGAGTGTTATCATTGCGGACCGGCTCATCCCGAATATTCCCAGACCCATGCCCTGGAGCAGCCGCTCGAGATGATCGAGAAGCTCAACCAGGCAATGGAGGCGCGGACCTGCGCGCTGGGTATCGACGTGGTCAGCGGCGATCGCTGGCAGAACTCGGCAGCGGGTCAGGAGGCGATCCACACGTTCCGCTATGCACTCTATGACGGCGTCTCCACCGGCAGCCAGGACGGCAAGCCGATTGCGCCGCTGATGGGCCGGTTCAGCGAGTATGACGGCGGCGTCACCTCGATCCATCTCGGCGGCAGCACCTTCCTCGTCTGCTACCCCGATCATGGCATGATCTACCGCTTCATTCCGAAGACCGCCGATACATGCGAGATGGAGCTGATCTGGCTCGTGCGTGGCGACGCCGAGGAAGGCCGTGACTACGACCTGGAAAAGCTGACCTGGCTCTGGAAGGTCACCACCGAGGAGGACAAGAAGATCATCGAGCACACCGCGCGCGGCGTGCGCTCGCACTATTTCGTGCCCGGCCCGATCGCGCCGATGGAGAACAACGAGCTTCGCTACATCAACTGGTATCTGGAGGAGATCGCCCGTCCGTAG
- a CDS encoding hybrid-cluster NAD(P)-dependent oxidoreductase, with the protein MNAVTSIHLYRHLDEMVPWDDRLQVLEVAGITDEAPDVKTFTFRSDAQTWFRYKPGQFITLELPTADGPLMRTYTLASSPSRPLSISITVKAQAGSIGTRWMFDNLKRGSRIKARGPAGDFSHHNHAAAKYLFISAGSGITPMMSMLRWLNDCAPWTDIAFVNCARRPEEIIFRKELELLGANMPGLSLGFMIEERSSRESWFGHMGRIDAVRLPLLSPDFHEREVFCCGPDPFMRAVRTMLEATGFDMAHYHQESFGAPPVEVPSPGAAEANPAQPAEAALPVRFASSDVDGHCVPGQTVLQAARASGVRISAACEFGLCGTCRVRKVSGNVEMNHNGGILDEEIADGYILACCSKPLTPLEIEA; encoded by the coding sequence ATGAACGCCGTTACGAGCATCCACCTCTATCGCCATCTCGACGAGATGGTGCCATGGGACGATCGCCTGCAGGTGCTGGAAGTGGCCGGCATCACCGACGAAGCGCCTGACGTGAAGACCTTCACCTTCCGCTCGGATGCGCAGACCTGGTTCCGCTACAAGCCGGGCCAGTTCATCACGCTGGAGTTGCCGACAGCCGACGGTCCGCTGATGCGCACCTATACGCTGGCCTCGTCCCCGTCGCGACCGCTCTCGATCTCCATAACCGTCAAGGCGCAGGCCGGCAGCATCGGCACGCGTTGGATGTTCGACAATCTCAAGCGCGGGTCGCGCATCAAGGCGCGCGGCCCGGCGGGCGATTTCTCGCACCACAACCATGCCGCAGCGAAGTATCTTTTCATTTCGGCGGGCTCCGGCATCACGCCGATGATGTCGATGCTGCGCTGGCTGAACGACTGCGCACCATGGACGGACATCGCCTTCGTCAACTGCGCCCGGCGGCCGGAAGAGATCATCTTCCGCAAGGAACTGGAGCTGCTCGGCGCCAACATGCCCGGCCTGTCGCTCGGTTTCATGATCGAGGAGCGGTCGAGCCGCGAAAGCTGGTTCGGCCATATGGGACGGATCGATGCCGTCAGGTTGCCGCTTTTGTCACCCGACTTCCACGAACGCGAGGTGTTCTGCTGCGGACCGGATCCGTTCATGCGCGCCGTGCGCACCATGCTGGAAGCCACCGGCTTCGACATGGCCCACTATCATCAGGAGAGTTTCGGCGCTCCGCCAGTGGAGGTGCCATCACCGGGAGCGGCGGAGGCGAACCCTGCACAACCTGCCGAGGCGGCACTCCCGGTCCGCTTCGCCAGTTCCGATGTCGATGGGCACTGTGTCCCCGGTCAGACAGTGCTTCAGGCCGCGCGTGCCAGCGGCGTTCGCATCTCGGCGGCCTGCGAGTTCGGCCTGTGCGGCACCTGTCGTGTCCGGAAGGTCTCGGGCAACGTGGAGATGAACCACAACGGCGGCATCCTCGATGAGGAGATCGCTGACGGCTACATCCTCGCCTGCTGCTCGAAACCGCTCACTCCACTGGAGATCGAGGCATGA
- a CDS encoding aromatic ring-hydroxylating dioxygenase subunit alpha has product MDARHEMLKLIRARRDGFSLEQPFYTDPDFFKLDMELIWYRDWLFVGHDCEIAKPGSFFTVQIGAYPIVLVRDRENKIRAFHNSCRHRGSRVCTVDKGTSARLVCPYHQWTYDLDGKLLFARQMAEGFDRNDYGLKPVACESAGGYIFVCLADQPADFAPFRQMMEPYFLPHRLADAKIAFESTIVEKGNWKLVWENNRECYHCAGNHPELCKTFPEAPTVTGVNGVEDDPELLEHWARCEADGLPSRFVIDTAGQYRTTRAPLLPHAVSYTMTGQRAVQRNLSDGVATDRIGTLMLYHYPTTWNHILGDHAVTFRVLPISATETAVTTKWLVHKDAVEGVDYDLQNLIHVWTLTNDEDRRIVEENAFGINSPAYQPGPYSELHEGGVIQFVEWYARFMEPRLTEGERPALRSVA; this is encoded by the coding sequence ATGGACGCACGTCATGAAATGCTGAAGCTCATCCGCGCGAGGCGCGATGGCTTCTCGCTGGAACAGCCCTTCTACACCGATCCGGATTTCTTCAAGCTCGACATGGAGCTGATCTGGTACCGCGACTGGCTGTTCGTCGGACATGATTGCGAGATCGCCAAGCCGGGCAGTTTCTTCACCGTCCAGATCGGCGCCTACCCGATCGTTCTGGTGCGTGACCGCGAGAACAAGATCCGCGCCTTCCACAATTCCTGCCGCCATCGCGGCAGCCGCGTCTGCACCGTCGACAAAGGCACCTCTGCCCGTCTGGTCTGCCCCTACCATCAGTGGACCTACGACCTCGACGGCAAGCTTCTGTTCGCCCGGCAGATGGCCGAAGGCTTCGACCGCAACGACTACGGGCTGAAGCCGGTCGCCTGCGAAAGCGCCGGCGGCTACATCTTCGTCTGCCTGGCCGACCAGCCGGCGGACTTCGCTCCCTTCCGCCAGATGATGGAGCCCTACTTCCTGCCGCATCGCCTGGCCGACGCCAAGATCGCCTTCGAAAGCACGATCGTCGAAAAGGGCAACTGGAAGCTGGTCTGGGAAAACAACCGCGAATGCTACCATTGCGCGGGTAACCATCCGGAGCTCTGCAAGACCTTCCCTGAAGCGCCGACCGTGACCGGCGTCAACGGTGTCGAGGATGACCCCGAGTTGCTGGAACACTGGGCACGCTGCGAAGCCGACGGGCTGCCTTCGCGCTTCGTCATCGATACGGCCGGTCAGTACCGCACGACACGGGCGCCACTGCTTCCACATGCGGTGAGCTACACCATGACCGGCCAGCGCGCCGTGCAGCGCAACCTGTCCGACGGTGTCGCCACCGACCGCATCGGCACCCTGATGCTCTACCACTATCCGACGACCTGGAACCACATACTGGGCGATCACGCGGTGACGTTCCGCGTTCTCCCGATCAGCGCCACCGAGACGGCGGTGACCACCAAATGGCTGGTGCACAAGGATGCCGTGGAAGGCGTCGACTACGACCTGCAGAACCTGATCCACGTCTGGACGCTGACCAATGACGAGGATCGCCGCATCGTCGAGGAGAACGCGTTCGGTATCAACTCGCCGGCCTACCAGCCGGGCCCGTATTCCGAATTGCATGAAGGCGGCGTGATCCAGTTCGTCGAATGGTATGCGCGCTTCATGGAGCCCCGGCTCACCGAGGGCGAAAGACCAGCGCTGCGCAGCGTCGCTTGA